A region of the Paramormyrops kingsleyae isolate MSU_618 chromosome 6, PKINGS_0.4, whole genome shotgun sequence genome:
TAGGGCTCGGTAGGGGTTAAGGCCGTCATTGTtcggattagggtttttcccataaaaatgaatggagagttcccacaaagattttgaatacaaacatctgtgtgtgtgtgtgtgtgtgtgtgtgtgtgtgtgtgtgtgtgtgtgtgtgtgtgtgtgtgtgtgtgagaagcaGACCAAAGCTGAGATGACAGTCTCTCACTCACTGCCAATGCATGTCGTATGGCCTGTCAtgtaaccccccacccccccccccaacattttAACATAGCAGAACGTGCTGCAGGACATGTGCATCAAGCAGTCAGACCTTTTCCATGCGATTCttatccccccccacccccaatcttCTGTCCACCTGTAGTCATCTTGACGGACGAGGAGGTGCAGCGGAAAAAGGAGCTGATCCTGAAGCGGAAGGAGGAGGAGGCCCTGAGGGAGGCGCAGCGGCCCCGGCTGAGCGCGGAACAGAACCATGTCATTGCCACCCTGGTGGAGGCACATCACAAGACCTACGACGACTCGTACTCCGACTTCTCCCGCTTCCGGGTGTGTGAGCGTGCCTTTCAGGCTGGGGGGCCACTGCGGGGGGGCGCCGGCCCAGTCCTTAACTCGGGCATCTGGTCCGCTGTGTGTGATTGAGCCAGTTTGCTGTGTGGCAAACAACTGcatacaaacaaaaacattaataaataacTAGTTTGTTAACTGGttgttaattaaatataacaaCTCACAAAGTGGTGGTTTTCTGGAGCACCTGAATCAtcagtgtttttatttacttatttctctttgtctgtgtttgtgtttgtgtgtgacacCCAGCCCCCGGTGAGGGAGGGCCCAGTCACGCGCAGTGCGAGCCGTGCCGCCTCGCTCCACTCGCTCACCGATGTCTCCTCGGACTCCTTAGGCCACTCACCAGGTGAGGCACCCGACCCTCGGCTCACTAACCTTCAGTCAGGGGTCTTTAGAGAAATCTAGCGGGGTCTTCGCTGCAGGACCGCCCTGACACTAGAGGCTGTGTGCGAGGAAACCACCATTTCAAACAGGCCTGTCCAAATGCAGGCCTCAAAAAACAGTTTACAGGTAGGAGGTGAATGTGAGTGAGGTGAATCTGGAGTTTGGAATTCTGAAaagcttgcccccccccccctcccctttagGAATCTTCTCTCTGTGTATGAATCAGGTCTGAGACAGGCAGCTGCTGATAAGGAAGCAGAATTTAGTGTGTGCAGTAACTGGTAAACAATGCAGAGCATGCAGTGTCTCTGCGATTTGGTGCAGTGCCACTCAGACCATGTGCTTCCAGGCGTGCAGTGTCTCCTTCTTCTGCTCATTCTGCTGTCAGGGTGACTCCTGAGGTGATACGTCTGTCTTTACAGCCAGGAGTGGCCTCACGTGTGTGTTACAGATCCAGTGTATTTGTGACGCCAATTGCGTTTTAGGTTCTGTGGCTGAAACTGCCACCCTGTCCTCCTCTTCAGAGTCCATGGACCCGAAGATGAACTTCGCCAGTCTTCTGATGATGTACCAGGAGAGCAACAGCAGCCCTCAGAACAGAGAGGAAGACAGCCAGCACCTGTCCATGCTGCCCCACCTGGCTGACCTGGTCAGCTACAGTATCCAGAAGGTCATCGGCTTTGCCAAGATGATCCCGGGGTTCAGGTGGGAgccccctgtctgtctctctgtctgcctgtctgtctctctgcctgcctgacTTTCTGTCTGCCTCCCTGTCtgaatttctgtctgtctgctccctgtctgtctgcctccctgtctgcctccctgtctgcctccctgtctgcctccctgtctgtctccctgtctgcctctctgtctgcctccctgtctgtctctctgtctgtctctctgtctgtctctctgtctgtctctctgtctgtctctctgtctgtatctCTGTATGTCAGCAACTCCTGAACAATCGACACTATGGATAAGTTCTATAACAAGAAAGCTTTCCTCACAACTTTTTTCCAAATCCAGAAGGAAAAGGGGAAGTGCCAGATCCGTTAATCTGTTTTTCAGATCTGCTGGGGAAGTCAGAAATCGTTATTTTTCAAATACCggattaaaataaaagtaaatgggAATTAACCACAAAGAAGGAAATGAGGAATTAGAGCTGCATATGGCTTTCTGTGTGATATCGAACCAAAGCTCACCTACGGATATAGTACAACCTGTATAAGAGTGTTCAGGCGCAAATCAATGGAGCTCCATCTGTCGTTTTGTCCAAACTGTTTGGCTTTTAACCTGCCTGCCTTATGAGTGCAATGGCACCCGGACCCCTGTCGTAATACTAACTGTGAACAAGCAGCTGAATGTCAGTGCCTTTAGAACTGGGGAAATGACCAGAAACCTTGGTCATTTATTAGGGACATTGTTTCAACTGATCTGTCCCTTTCACATGGAGAGAAATTATTGGCAGTGGGACAAAATTATAAAAATCACACGCTGTGAACCAATTAGAATTTCAGCATTCAGTCGTACTGTCATTGAAGTGAGTCTAACAAAAAGTGATCCACCAGAACCACGTATAAAATACATTGTAATTGtggtcaaccccccccccccccccacctgaggGGGTCCAAAAACAAGTCCATCGTCACAGCGATGGAACTGGCATCATCGCTGTTGCCCTAAATGCATCGTGAGCTTGCTGTGTAATTGTGGATCTGTTGTTGTCTGGGTAACGATGGCGTACTCTGGAGCCCTGGTACATCCTGTCCCGCCGACTCTCGCAGACTCTGATCAGCGCCGCTGACGCAGGCAGCCTGTTTACGTGGTTCTCTGTGTTGCCTGCTTGCGATGGTcagctgcccctccccctcttGCCCACAAGACCTGACCGTCTGTGATAGTTCACACTTGTTCTTCCATCGCTCCACTATTTCAGGCCAgactgcttccccccccccccaccctccaccgctcgtgggagttttacgtACGCTAaattgttctgagggcagaaggaaaaatgagaAATCAGATTATAAAGAAGGTGGGTcgaagcaactagaggaggcaggaccaggACAACTGATTGGTTAGTCCTGCCTCCTCTATATTCTGATTGGTCATGTCTTGGAACCAGTCATTTttgcttctgccctcagaacatttttgtataagtaaaactcccatgtgccccccaccccgaccGCCCAGCAATCAGTGGGTCCTCACTCCCCCCGTGACCCCGGCAGTGGTCCGTCTGTTCCACAGAGAGCTGACTGCAGAGGACCAAATTGCGCTGCTCAAATCCAGTGCCATTGAGATCATCATGCTGCGCTCCAACCAGTCCTTCAACCTGGAGGACATGTCCTGGAGCTGCGGGGGCCCTGACTTCAAGTACTGCATTAACGACGTCACCAAAGGTGAGCTCTACCCTTACTGGCCCCTGACCCCTGCCCGCTTTGCTCCCCCCACACTGACTCCAGCTCCATCTTCTCTCCTTCCAGCTGGACACACTATGGAGCTGCTGGAGCCACTGGTCAAGTTTCAGGTTGGGCTAAAAAAGCTGAACCTCCACGAGGCTGAGCACGTTCTGCTGATGGCCATCTGCCTCCTGTCCCCCGGTACGAGGCCCATGAGCTGCCccacctccctctcctccttcccctctccatccacccattcatccatccgcTCTGCCGTTCCCCTTCCCCAGACCGGCCCGGCGTGCAGGACCATGCCCGTGTGGAGTCCCTTCAGGACCGCCTCTCGGAGGTGCTGCAGGCCTACATCCGCGTGCATCACCCCGGCGGCCAGCTGCTCTACGCCAAGATGATCCAGAAGCTGGCGGACCTGCGGAGCCTGAACGAGGAGCACTCCAAGCAGTACCGCTCGCTGTCCTTCCAGCCCGAGCACAGCATGCAGCTCACGCCGCTCGTGCTCGAGGTCTTCGGCAACGAGGTCTCCTAGTGGCTGGCTGAGGGAGTGCTGGGGAGTGGACAGGCTGGGGACCAGGCGGTCAGTGGTGGTACCCATATAGTGAagaagggactgcaggcagatttaattatacacacacacacacacacacacactcactctatTAGGGGAGCAATACTCGCATGGGTTGCCTTTTGGGGGAATGACCCCAGGTAAACTGGTGCAAACGCACACTCACGCCTACTATAAATAGGGCACGGTCATGCCGTCTGTGTCCCGTGTTTGTGTAAGGAGATATTTCACGACCGCTGTTGGGGGGGGCGCAGTGTTACAAACAGCCCCACATACAGCTTTGCCAAGTGCCCTCTTACCCAGATTTCCCAAATGGAAGCCTCTGGTTctggctgtgcccccccccccaaaaagctgTTGCCCAGTTCCTGGTCAGATTGCCCCTAATAGGACAGAAAACAAAACTGCCTCTGTATTACTTTAATTGGCCGAGGGACAAATGGGGGCCGGGTTTAATTGCCCTGCTTCCTCATAGGGCTGAATCGAGCATTGCTAAGTGCCTGCACCTCGCGCCTGGTGGCCCAGCTGTACTTCTGCGGCTCCCCCAGCCCAGGATGTGTGACTGCAGCAGGGTCACTGCTTTGTGGGCGGGGCTTTGGCAGGAAGTGCAGCTGCTCACATGCATTCATTACATTTCCTCTGTATTGCATAGCTTACCACACTCTAAGCTTTACAGTGCTGTTCAGCATCGATTGTACCAACAGCCTTTTCCCTGtctgtgcagtttttttttttttgtaatgtctcCCCTATCAGATACTGATTTAAATGATTCAGTGCCAAAAAGACTTGTGGTACCATGTTAGTAATAAGCTGATCCTATGCTGCCATTTactgctgccctctagtggttacatgttgtaaatatttttttttttctgtacataAGTATGGCGAAGTAGCTCTACTACTACTAATTAAAGTGTTAAGTATATTCtgaaaatatatgcaaatgtatggggaattctattttttttcttgaaataaCATATTTCTTAAGCAGGTATATCTAGCTGCCTTTTTAGGTGGGATTGTGTTGTCTAGGATGGTTTATTCTGTGCAGATTCTGTAACAGTTTATTTTGTGGTGGGGGGCGTGGCATTGAACTGTTGCTCTGAATGTGTATTTCTAATGGAAGATGGGAGAAAAATTTACACTAAACATAATGCTGCTGTCTAATGAAAGCCATAGATCTGTACGTTTGGGACTAGATGTGCTGTGACTGTGCTGTTCTTGTACTGATTCCATACAGCTGAAGCGGAGAGCTGTAGAATCGGcccaggctgtgtgtgtgtgatgcctTTATATTTGAGGATGCATAGGCAGGGGGGCGGGGTGACTGGGCCAGCTTACCTGTGGTTCCTCTATGTATGGGCATATGTACGATATGTATGCACACGTCTGCATGCTCACCCTGTGTTCAGGGTGCTTTTCGTGCAGCTGTCCAGCAGCGCCACATAAAGGCGTAGCTGGTGTCATGCTGGATGTCGCGTGTTAGAGGAGCGTGCAGCCTGACACTTGGGTGCCCCCTGCAAGGCATACAGACAAGCTGCAATGCTGGGCTCCATCAAGAGAATGAGCATTCTGgcattcactcactcaccccTGGGGGCCCCAGACTGAGGAATGTGACCTTTGTGGGTGGGCTTTGGTGGCCTCTGCCGGTCCTATCCCAGGAATGGCCAGCTCCGGTGCCCAACGTATAGTAGCGTCATTGGCTGGATAGTCTCACATCAGTCTGCTTAAAATGCTGTCCGGGGGccattttaagtgtttttccTACAGCTGCACGCACGGACATGCATCGTTTTGCCATGACTACCCCTGTCTGGGCACTGGGCAGGCTCcggcggctcagtgggtggaGCTGAAGTCAGCTGGGGCGGGGCCAggctctcctcctcctcctcctatTGGCTGTTTGGTCATCAGCTTCCCTGCTTTTTCCAGCACAGAAATGCCGAAGGAAGGGCCTCGTGCATTATCCACAGCTGCAGATACTTCAATCCAAAACTCTCCACAACTCTGctttttttcaatatttttataattaagCTGGAAATTTTGACCGTAGCGCCTCAGGCTGGGTGACTCCCCCTAGGGGTCCCCGGCTCTAAATCAGCTGGCCTTTTCGGCTGCATCGTCACCCCCACAGAAGCTGCTTGCTTGTGGCCATTTCCTGACAGGAAGGAGTCAGAGTAAATAGCCAATCACAGTAAGGCAGACTGTGACACTGACTGGCTTCCTGTGTAGAAGTCCTACTTGTACCAGGAAGTGCATTCAAAAGGTCTGATTTGTAACACATTTCCAGGCTGCCCTCTCACAAAGTGACGTCCTTCCCTGCCCTTTTAGCTGGACCTTCTGTGTCCTGTTCCATTTTGGCGATCTCACATGATTTCCTGTGATACGCGACACAAGttgaaaactttttttattattattatttttttttaacaagagTGTTAGGGGAGCTGTGACTAAGACAAACTACCTCTGTGATCCACATAAGTATCCTCACACAAAggcttataataataataataattattattattattattattattattcatcttCATTCTATATTGTTTACCTCAGAGTTGTTCGCTGCAATGTGCCCACAGTGCTGTGTAAGGTGATGCGATGACTCTATCTGTCCTACTTCGCTTGTAGGAAGTGTGACATCTCCCTTAGAACGGTGCGTAGGGATGGATAGTTAAGAGAGGCAGAAATGAGGcccaatcccccccctcccccatgcacACTGTCTGTAATAGTCATGTGTAGCTGCTGGCCTGAACAGCTgtgttttgtagttttgtgtgGGTGGCTGGTGGATCCCAAGCTTAGTACATAATTGTTTATGTAGCGTGTGTGAAGTCACATACCTTGAGTCACACTCTTGAGTTTTATACTTGAGCGGGTTTTTATGAATAGTCTGACTAGCACATTGGTCTTTTCATTACGTCTCTGCAAGACAGGTGGCGCCACTGCGAAGGAAAGGAAGGGTATTGTGTGCCCGCATGCCAGTGCAGTGCCCGGCTGATTATATACCCTCATCTGTCTATAAGCAGTGACACGATTCTGCTTTACATGCCAGTTCCTGCTCATCGGGTGGCACTAATGCATTGATTTAGCGATTTTAACTTAGATCCCCGGGCAAAATTGTATGATCATGATTTTCTACTGAAACAGAATTATTTGGTGTTTTTCTTAGATTCATTTCCACATTATTCTTGTTCAGATTCCTCCAAAGCAGGGAGTGCTTGTACAGTTACGTGTTCTTGGGGAACCAGTTACGGTAATTCTCAGAACCTCCTCATTGAGCAGTTTTATGTTCGCTGCAGACTGGCAGTCTGAACCCAAAGACGGTCACCACACGTCCACAGACAGATACTGACACACACCAACATTCATGCCTCACAGGCAGACATTCGGGAGACAGGAGAGAGGCAGGTGAGAGCTGATAGTTcctttgtaaatatgtatgcTATTTAAATGCTTTTGCATCGCTGCTGGTCTCCTGTTTCTCCTATAAAGCTGAATTAAATTGTAACGGACTGACACTGTGCCTGTTTTTAGAGCAAGCAGGTCTCTGCCCATCTGCTCTTGTATGTTTTTGACACTGGCCCTTACATCTACAGTGTCCTGTTATGTTGCTTTGTCACACGGGTTCTGACCTTGTGTGTGCAGCATGAATGTTTGCTAGCTTTCCTACCTCTGTGTGCCTCAGAGTGACGGCAGGATCTGATGCCAAGCAAAGGCATCCATCCGTGAGTTTGCTGGCGAGGGTTCCCTCACTGTGCGATGGGTGGGGGAAGCCCTTGGACCTTTTGTGTGAGTGTGGGTGTACAGCTATTTGATGCAGATGCATAGGAGATGTGCATTCCCATggaatgttttctttttttttggggggggggggggtcctggttGGTTGGATTGAAATGTCAGAAGTGAATGCCTTAATGAAATGCCCAACAGGCATTCAGCCAACGATGCTGGACTGTCCACAGCGGAGGGCCGTGCCGCCCACGAGGGGCCGCTGATCCGATTAACTCTGACAGCGGGGGGCTTTTGTCACGGCCGGTTAAAGACCCCCACCTCTCCAGTGCCAGGGCTGCATCTGTTGGTCATGCCTTGTCGCCTtgttatgtctgtgtgtgagtgactctTTTTTTGGACCGGGACACCAAGTATATTCTGGCCATGCTgataaatatcaataaaatatGCTATTGACGTAACATGGACCTCTTACTGTATTCAGTGCTGGCTGTATACGCCTAATATTAttactgttcttgttcttttagctgtttttaatgttttgtgctgttttttgtCATCTTTGTAATTGGTCTAATCGATAGTATCATTGCAATGCCCTCTGTACACTTACAGTCTTTCTGTTATCCGGAAAACTTGATTGTAAGCTGATTGTGTGCAGCATGTATAGAATGTGAAATGACTCCCAAATCAAGCCGCTGTACATACTGTGGCAGTATCTCTGTGcgctgttttcttttttttttcttcagtttcaCAATCCCTAAAGGAAAGAGAGGCAGAGTTTCATGGGTGAAAGCTGTGTAAATTCTCAGTCTGTATTTCACTGTTATGTCAACAAGTGCTTGCTGGTCTCTTCGTGACATTCTCTGCCTTACTTTAGTATCCTGATCTGCATGATGgtaaaactgaaattaaacaataaaaaacataGTTACAGATTATGGGCAGACATTGACTCACAGCTCAAGATGGACCAAAAGGTTTGAAAATAGCGAGGtaagtatcccccccccccctacatatatatgaatatttgaGTACACTCCTGTGTTCTTACCTTAGCATAATGGaaatcattaattaaaaaaaaaaagaatctgagGCATACAGTGAAGCTTGAATGTATTTGTGAGGAGCAGTGATTCGGGATGAAGGCTACAGGCCATTTCTGTACCAAATAAAGGAGATCAGACGCCTGGCTTGTTTACAGAAAGATGAAGGAAACGAGCTATTGTGTGGTGTGGCGCTCAGTGTCTGTCTTGGTGCGAGGATGGTGTGCGTGATTAAATGTTCACAATATTCATATTCAGCTGGGGGAGGGCAATTTAATCAAACCAAAGAAGAGCTGTTCTCAAATATTAAAACTTTAAgattttttcagtgttttttttttttttttgagcccccccccccccccccagagctggATATAAGACATGTCTGTCAGGTCattcttctccccccccccacacagaatTGACCTGTCAGTCCATCGAGGGCCACATACAGTGCCCTCGACAATTATTGGCATCCCTTGTAAAAAAAGATTAGAAAGGGTTAGAAATAATTCTGTGTGTGAAGTAACTTCATGTCATGctgaaaaaaaatgagaaaaatccaacctttcactgaaataaatttaatcaaagaaaatgaaataattattttttgacAAAAACACACGTCCCACAATAAGCCTCGTCTGTCAGCTAACACAGACGTAAGTGCCTGAAGTTTGCAAAACGCTACATCTTTGACTGGAACCATGTActatggtctgatgaaacaatgtagtttttggcaataaacataCAAGGTGGGTTTGGTGTAGAAAGAAGGATGGATATAATGAAAAGAGCCTCATCCCAACTGTAAAATttggtggaggttctgtgatggGCTCCTCCAAAGGCCCTCTGTGAAGAGCACCTGGTGGACATGGCGTGGAGTGGAACAGTGACCTCACGCTTCTGGAGTCATGTGATCGATGCCCAGCTTTGATGCTGTGTGTGTAGAATTCACATATGTAGATTTAATTGAAAACACTCTAGTTGTCTCCCACAGGCCTCAGAAACACATTTAGGCTGATTGGCGGCTCTGAATGTCcatagcgtgtgtgtgtgtctgtgtttgtgtgtgtgtgtgtgtctgggtatGGATCAGCcagattaataaataaataataatcaaatAACCGTCATAGCATGGCCCACTGCCAGTGAACTGAACAGGGCTGCAGATAAGCTGCAGCTGGCCCTCATGCTCCTCCTGCGCTGCACTTTCGTGTTTTGCTTAATAATATTTCTGCAGTGGGCCCTGGGTGGGAATTCCCTGATGACTAACAGAGTAATAATGAGGCATCGGCATACGGCACCAAGAAAATACTGGTCCTTCCCTGCAACTGCTTCTGCAGGCCTAGCTGACCAGCTAACTAGCAGAAGCTAATTGTTCCACTCCCTGCTAAGGCACACAGTCCGTTTCAGCGTCTATATTGCAGCACTCATTATGTCATTACATACCACGTAAGTTCACCGGCCTAGGTATGTTGTATTTTAGACAAAAAGTTTGCTGTTTATGGAACAAGCCCTTACCTGATAGTGTCAGTCAGTGACCGACAATTCTATCCCAAGTTGTTTTGATACAGAGATGTCTGAAATTGCTTTAAACACACACTTGCCCCATGATAATCACGCACAGTGTC
Encoded here:
- the LOC111840340 gene encoding vitamin D3 receptor B, with protein sequence MEAMAVSTSASSPDEFDRNVPRVCGVCGDKATGFHFNAMTCEGCKGFFRRSMKRKATFTCPFSGSCTITKDNRRHCQACRLKRCLDIGMMKEFILTDEEVQRKKELILKRKEEEALREAQRPRLSAEQNHVIATLVEAHHKTYDDSYSDFSRFRPPVREGPVTRSASRAASLHSLTDVSSDSLGHSPESMDPKMNFASLLMMYQESNSSPQNREEDSQHLSMLPHLADLVSYSIQKVIGFAKMIPGFRELTAEDQIALLKSSAIEIIMLRSNQSFNLEDMSWSCGGPDFKYCINDVTKAGHTMELLEPLVKFQVGLKKLNLHEAEHVLLMAICLLSPDRPGVQDHARVESLQDRLSEVLQAYIRVHHPGGQLLYAKMIQKLADLRSLNEEHSKQYRSLSFQPEHSMQLTPLVLEVFGNEVS